TGGCAACCAGCTCCGGCAGCACCTGTTTAACTGTAGAGATGTTCATTAGCTTTTTTCCCTAAAAAAATTGCCATGTACTGTTTGTGCATACTGGTATATAATGGCAGCTCACCAATATCAGCATGCAGTTCTTGGTAGCGAGAGATGTTTTTTAGCAGTGACACAGATATTCTGATCTCTTCCTTCTCTCCTTCTTGAAGCATCTTCTTCACCTGAGACAGGCCTCCCTCCTTATGCACGATGAAGTGTGCAATGGCCTGGGACGTCTAATGGGGATACAAAgacattaaaaggttagttcagcgtaaaattaaaacttactctcatatcgttccaaacccataagacttttgttcatctttggaacacaaatgaggatttttttaaatgaaatctgagagatttctgtccctccattgaaagtctgttCACCAAAAACTCtcatgctttaaaaagttcataaacagACTGTAAAAGCgatttaatccaagtcttctgaagagacatgattgctttacattatgaacatatttaattaatacgcagcacgtttaagcttccgcaagaaccaatagaccttattcagagcagACATTTTTTTACTGGCATCCGCTATAAAAAAGCTGTATAAAGTTCCTAGATCACTTAAAAGTTTATAATTTCTGCAGTGTTTCGTcagcagaacaatccaaaaacacatcAAATAACAGTACAACCCAACGAAGAGATGtatgtctatccctcacagcctcgctttcattccCGTTAAAAATCAATGATTGTGTATGGTctatgaggtttgttctcacttGTCAAGCAACTtccatttaccatatttgaGTGCTCTATGTATGTTTGCCGATCAaagtttacatgtgaataaaacactaaattaaatctgttgaTCATATAACGTGATCgcatctcttcagaagacttggattaaaccgctcCATTCCTGTGGATTTATTATATGATTtctttatgaacgttttgaaCAGTCAGAGTACATTGTCCAATGTACCGGTACTACCGATACCAGTTAAAGGGTAAATAAAAGTAGACGGTACCATCATTTCTGCAGTACCGGTAGTACAGAGTACCGGGTATATTCAGTACCCGCTGATCGatgctgctttcaaatgctctcGTTCGAGTTTGTTTGAGCGCTCTTTGAGTGTCAAAGCTTTCTATTTACAGCGTGTTTTCACTAGCATTGAGGCCAgtcatatctgttgagtgcgtgaatgCAGTTGCCTATCAGAGGTGCTAGTCAGTAAGTTAGTCAAAATCTGCTTAACACCGCTGAAAACCgctgaattttgttttgttcaatgCCCGCACACTCACAAATCCTTTTATTAAAACCAACAAAGTGTAAACACGATACAAATAAGAGATTCACTGTACAAttaaggcatttttttttataataatgcgAGTTTTAGCAAGAGTGCAGAATTCAGTGAGCTTGCACTTTAGagattagctatgtttccatccaaagctgtgaatttaacttatgtgcaaaattggaatatcgcataaaactaGGGTGACCAGACATCCCGTTTTTCCTGGGACAGTTCCGtatttcagctctatttttagtgtcccgtcttattaagaaaaaatcatgttttgtcccgtaTTTCATGTTTCCTAAAATTTCGTTACGACTGGTTGATCATAGAACGAGTAGTAGTAGTGTCTGTCAAGTGAGAACAGCCCAATCAATTCGTCATAGAACAAAattaccatccaatcacaattcgttatcgattaacttgcagttagtgaaggcgggataggcggaatcgcgctgaatgatgcacaccagaagcgctctctcgcgcgctctctcttgccttgcgcctgaatagtcaaatgcacacatagttgtcaaaatgtccatgagtatctcatgtaaatacagtcggttatggcttaagtggacgtaaatgGGTGGGTGAAAAccggatatgtgtcagtatattgaATATTACATCCATaaattcggtcttaaagggacagtagcctaattaaatatttgtcattaatgttaatcaaacaacaaaagatgttaaataaatgtatacatagtaaataaacctactgtatctaaaaaacaagtttatttaatttgtatctctatcgcattgtttgtaaatttattttctatgtaacaaaataattatagcctatatcgtgaaataaaatttctcatatcatggtcatattgcccatCCCTTTCTCACCCGTCCcgtattccaccatgagaaatctTTTCACcctacataaaacatttgcaaacaaagcacagtttccatccagtgagctgaagagaacaaaatccttgcttcctgataaactggcactaaatatcactaagataAATGCAAGTTGCTGCAGTAggagaagccactgtatataataattttgtatataataaatgaCTTGTGCCTTAGAGCGTGCAGACGAAACACAAATTAGTTATCTTGCTTTTGGAGGCAGATGGCCTACTGTTTGGGAACACAGTCGTGTAAGAGAGTTCTGGGAGATAATTATACTGAGCCactttgatgacagactttggctaaggcatttcagaatgaccaaaacagcatttcagatgcagTTCAACGAGATCAGTCCGCTGGTTCGTCCAGTTATGCCGTCTTATTGCAAAGCCACCTTCcttttttgatgcgcatcaagggatttatttggtaaatgtgtttccatcgtagtttatgcgcatgttttcttatcggataaaacGTTTATCtggcttaattgaaattttttgaatttatgcaaattttggtgttttcatccagtttttttatgcgatatcccaaaatgcgcataaaaataggtggatggaaacatagatATTGATAGCCTTACTGATTATAAAGGGAGGgctcttctcttttttctgtttagTACCCATTCACAATCTGAATACAAGTTTagttttcatgctgctaagtaTGCTGCAAAGTTTCTGGATTGACAGCTGTATTAAATGCGTGATTgaatcagaattttttttttaggtactTAATTCAAACAGTTTTTGCTCTGGTACCGAAATAATTAGTACCGAGAACCGCAgaattttactggtattggtaccaactactgaaattttggtaccgtgataACCCTAGTCAGAGTCttgggtgaatagactttcaatggagggacagaaatctctcagatttcatttcatttgtgtttagaagatgaacgaaagacttaagggtttggaatgacatgagagtgagtaattgatgacagattttcattttttggtgaactgccCCTTTAAATCTAAGCCTGAATGTAATTGTAGTCAATGCTGATTatagttattttaatgaaactggTTTCCAGATCATACCTCTCCAGAACAAGCCGTGAGGTTCTGTAGTGCTCCAATGGATGCCTGTTTTGTGTCCTGGTTTGTGCTGACGGCAATGAGAGAGAGATACATGCGGACGGTGATGGCGCTCCAGAGCCACTCCACACCATGAGGGCTGCCGTTCTCCTCGAGTAGGGGATAGTCTGTATCTGCATCCTGAGCCACAACATATGATGCCACATATGAGGTCAATTTGTTTTTCTACACCACTGCCTTTGCTTAGGGATTTGGTCAGTCTTACAatcaatatacaatatatattttgagtactcaaaagaaaaaaaaaagtgacatttatgcTTTCCTAATTGATTGCATCATCAGCTATATTATTAAATCAGCCTAGTCTGAATTTGAAaggcttttttttaaatataggttGTATGTTGTAACACTAACCTCCTCAGAGTTTTTAGGACTGTTGAGAATGAAACAGCCAGGGTTGCTAGTTTCTACATTGTGATTCTGTCTGGGCTGATGTACCACCGGGGAATCCACACGAGGCACCTCACAATCAAACCGATAAGAAAGGTTGTGCAGGATGCACACACAGTTTTCTGTGGCCTGGAAAAGAAGAATTAATCATTAAGTTGGAATAATCATTTGGGATCATGTTAGATAATATAACATTACATCAACATTTTGGAACAAATATAACATTGACATAAATGTGGATGGGTCACGTGCTGACGCCTTAATTTGTGTCACAATGCGAGTGTTCAGAATCATTGTAGTAGCTTagtttttaataaacttttttgttgttgaaaacTTTGTGTTCTGAAAGCTATTAAAAAAGTTTGCATAGTACAGGTACATAGAGCTCTTTTATCTccaaagatcaaggaaaatttgattccTTGTGTTACGGTCCCTTTAATTATTAGACATAAATGAAAGACTCAGTGTTGCTGTTGGTAAAGATGGGGAATTAATGTGAGTACCTTATCATCAGGTTTGTAGTCTGCAATGGTACCACGGATATAATAGATGACGGACTCAATGAGATCCTCACAGTCCCGCATGGCTTTACGTCCATCTGGACCGGCTGAACTCAAATttctatacaaaataaaaatttaataattatttaccTATATGTATAGTccttatatgtaaaatataccTTAAATGTATGTTCTTAAAAGTTAGGGTCAGACTTTTTCTCTGACTTTTCtagtttttgaaaacagttttgcaaccaaggctgcatttatttgatccaaaatacagtaaaaacattaatatagaaatattattacaatttaaaataacttgtctattttaaatattttaaaatgtattttatttctgtgatgacaaGGCTAAACtttcagccattactccagtcttcaatgtcacaagATCATTCAGCATAAGAAAcgttttttattatcaatgttgaaaacagctgtgctgtgtaatatttttgtggaaaccatgatacattttttgttcAAGTTCAAAAATTCAAAGTtcaaagagcagcatttatttgaaccaaatctgttgtaacaatataaatttcttgactgttacttttgatcaatttaacgcatccttgctgaataaaagtattaatatctttaaagaaaatgtaccTATCACCTTTGAAATGAAGTGCATATTAAaaccaaacacatttaaaatgagtttATTAATAATGCACATGAGAGTGCAATACTAACACTATTTAGCACTAAGAACTAATTTAGCACAACTACTAAGAACAGCCTGGCTTGTCAAAATAAATATGCTccattttcaaaattttgttTCTTATATTTTAGTTGGTAATACCTCAGGCAGCCAGTAGCATTGTAGAAAATTTCAGGGTCAGCGAGGAGCTCCAACTTGGGGTCTTCCCCTTCAGAAATGCCTGAGCAGGGCACCAGCACACAGTCTGTAAGAGGTTTGACTGCTTCTATAGCGAGCTGCTCTTTCAGAAGGTCATGAGAAGACAGATTCCATAGCAGCCCTGGAGAGAGAATAACATCTGGAAGATTAATGGGAGGGTAGAGGTCACACTTTCAAGATCTGGATATTTTCATAGTTGGAGACATGGCGGAAGTTTTAAGCATCAGCTAAAGTGAAGTCAAGTTTGGCTgcattatgaaatatatatggCGCAAAGCTAAAATACTTGGAATGGCTCCCTTACCAGTGAGCTGCCGTCGCGTCTCGATGTCTCGGTTCTTCTTGAGCAGTCTTAGGATCACTGGAAGCCCCTCACAGTCTTTGatttccattttgttttcattgttttcgAAAGCAATATTTCGGAGTGCGCTGACGCCAGCCCGCTGGAGCTCCTCGCTCTCATTCTGCATGAGCGTCAGCACCTTTGGGATGCCTTGAAGATAAAGGACCTGAGCAGATGGAACATGATAAAATAAGAATCCTCAAAAATTTAAATGGGTCATATTTTACACttttgtagcattttattttttctccagtaaagggatagttcacccccaaaataaaattctgtcatcatttactcaccctcaagttgttccaaacctgtatgaacacaaaagaagatattttgaagaatgtcattaaccaaacagttgatttccccattgacttttatagtattgggaaaaaaatactatggaagtcaatataGCCCATcaaatgtttggttacccatattcttcaaaacatcttcttttgtgttcagcggaagaaagaaattcatacaggtttggaacaactttagggggagtaaatgatgacagaattttcatttttaggtgaactattcctttaagtccACTTATGTTAGTCAAGGTTCTTGCACCAAAACAGtggtaattattttttttttaaatgaccaattttcagcatcattactccagccttcagtgtcacatgatccttcagaaatcattctaatacgctgatttgctgctcaagaaacatttctcaccattatcaatgttgaaaatagctgtgttgcctaatattttttgtggaaaccttgatatTCTTTTCAGGATTCagagtagaaagttcaaaagaacagtttttattttaaaattgaaagtTTTTGTGAAattctaaatgtctttactatcacatttgattaatttaatgcatctttgctgaaaaaaaaaattactgaccccaaacttttgaatggtagtgtatgtaatTGACCTTTTATGTTTGGTTAACCTCTGCTTACCAGTACAGTTCAGTTCACAGTGTCCTTCATCAGGACAGGCAAAGTTGCTGAGTACTGAATTACTGTTGAAGTGTAAACAACATGGGCGGTCGTGTTTGTTTGTGCTAACGGTTGTAATGTCACAACCATGACAATTCAGAATAAATTGCAGGTTAGTTTTCATAAATGTTATGGGGGGATAGGGGAGGTAGCTTTGTGATTATTAACATAATAGTTCATCTACATCTACATCCAATTTTCCAAAAtatatgtcagttttttttGAACTGTAACACTAGcattaaagtatataaaaaagttattttttggGATGCACAGTATATTTGTAGCGTATTGGTTATTATTTAGAGATTTTAATATCTCGTAATTGgctgatattggatatttaattgtgctcatttcctctatttttacatttagatgacCTTTACCATCATATCATGCTCACTTACATTAATATAACacttaaatgtaatctttaacaattctcaaaatgaatatccatcttcatactgtacattataatgcctaaattcacttttagcatttaaaattaattgtttttattattagagAGCTCCCCAAAGGATTCAACAGAGATAGTAATGTTTATAAAGGTCAAGTACTATGGAATATGAACAGCAGAAAAATAACTCTACAAAGACAATGAAACACTGAAATCATCTTAATAACTTGCTGTCTGGCAGCATTGTAAGCATGTAAACCACACTAAATACTTTCCCCTCACTTTCTTCCACACCCCTTTTCCACTTAATCAAAAGTGCCATCTCAGTATGTAGTACTATGactcattgttttattttgccaAAGCGTTTGTTATCAATGCAACCATTGAGGCTAGACTTTTAGGACTGTGTGAGATATATCATTATCATCTTTTGGGTGGATCACAGTACCATGTGCCATTTTAGAGTAAAGTATCACTTACTTTTTTCTTGGCATCGGGATTGTTAAAGCACTGGTTCTGTATAAAGTTTGCCGCAGTGATTTGTGTTTCCATATTATCTTGTGCCAGGAGATTTATAGCCTCTTTTAGAGTCATCTCTGAACCTAGTTCACCTTGTCTGCCCTTCCTTTAACAAAGAGACAAAAAACAGaaagactgtaaaaacaatATGGGTGTTTAACTAAGATTAAGTAGCTAAAATGTATAAACTACTGGCTTACTTTGCTGACATTGTCATTGCATGTTGCTTGTTGACCTCCAGCTTTTCTATCCTCGCTAAACTTCCTGACTGCTCCTCCATGCTGATTAGTGAGCCAGGTGGGGAGGGTCGTCTTCCTGCAACAATCTCCAGGCTCGGCTTCCGGATGTGGCTCTGCCAGGACACGTTCTCTGATTGTTCGAGAGCACCGAAACCCCCCTCTCTTGGCTTGCAGAGGGTCCTCTGAAGGGAGTGTTTCTCTAACTCCATCCTGTTCCTCTCTGCAGGAGCATTGTGTGGGGTGCTGGGTAAAAATACTTCATCTGTATCATCTATGTGATTGTTCTCATACACAGAGTTAATGGGGAGCTGAGTGACACCCGACAGAACCGGGTTTCGGAGAATCTCAGAGCGGGCGTAACGTAGAGGGTGTTTTTTCAGTTGGAAATGTTTAGCTGTAGGGGCCGACGGGAGAGTGAGAGAATTGGACCCCCAGCATAATTCAGCTCTTTTGGTGGTGTAACGAAAACTTCCATAGCCTCTGTGAAATCGAGGTGGCTCTGTACTTGACCACTGAGAACGATCAAACATCCGCAACGACCTTGTAGCTTCACGATTGAAGGATATCGTCCGCTGCAAAGTATAGAGTGAATTTAGGGATattaaaggaaaagttcacccaaaaggcATGGACAATTGTGGACTATTCCTGACACAAACAGCTTCAGTAGTGTATGAACTACTTTTACACTACCTTTAAGGTactttttgccttttttatttggagcttgacagccctagtcaCCATTCACCTTCACTGAATggactaaatgatgacagtattttcatttttgggtgaactattgcttAAAGAACACATTTATCCAAGTGGAAAATAGTTTTTACCTTTGTGTGTAGATTTCCTAAAGATGAACTACTTGAAATATGACAGCTAGACAGACTGTCTGAGAGTGATGACTCTGCAAtgccccaaaaaaaaaaaaaaaaaaaaaaatttaaatggcaTACAATACAACACAATGGAAAACATATTTCTCATGCTCACTTACAAATCCTGCTAAATAGGTTTGAATGAGTGAGTTCTGACTAAGGTAGGGTTCACATTTCTCTACCAAAAAAGGTACCAAGTGTGTTTATTTGGACattgtatattgtattatataacatagttataatattataataaatattatatattttatagctATATTTGGACTTCAAATATTCTTTGAAGTAGCTTGAAGTACTATGTAAACATTACAGTACATGAATATAAACCATACATAATCATTCAGTACCACGGTATACATCAAAGGTACCACCACAGCACTTTTTGtaaagaataataaaattaaattaaaaatgaaataataaatcaatattctttggcatgttttttttacacacacacacacaaaaagaaaggACAGAGCTGAGAACAAAGGACCAGTGAAAGCTGACCAAAAACATTTGACTGACATCacgtatttatatataaaatgtatacaacAGTATTCCTATTCCAAGCCAAAATACTTATTATCTTTAcatagtttgtttttaatataatgcGGTTTCATTCTACATACCTGGCAATTTTGGTTTCTTTCTTTTCCGAGAGAGAGTGAGCTGCACTTGTTGCTGTAGTCTGTTCAGCCGGTGAGTGTCCGCGAGAGTTAGTTTGTCCGCCTGAGGTAAAGCTAAAGAAGAGTCTTCCGAGTGAAAAGCGCCGCGAACGGGCAACACAGACCGCATAAAGTCTGCCTCCTTCGCCATCGGGTCGTGAGCAGATGGAGTTGGTTATTAAGCGTCAGGTGTTTGAGTCTCTGTTGGGCGTGTAGCAGCGATATGATCGTTCTTTGTGTACAGGGTGTGGTTTAAACATGCGTCACCTCACACAGATCGTGTTTCTGCAATATTCACCGGCTGGACACCTGCGTTCGTGTAGGTGGATGGAGGTTTCCACTCCGGAGGTCGACTGGACTCAGCTAAAGCTGGGCAATAGTTGGCAGTGAAGTGTGGACTCAGCGTTATTCATTGTAGTGCTATAAACCTTTTAAACCCCTTATCATATGAAGCGGCCCCTCCCACAAAAGAGACGTCACGCTTTAAAGTTTGTATAGGTGAAATACTCTACCATGGTAACCATATCTGTCAACGTGCAACAGGGATTGTAGATTGCTTGTAAATATCAATAGACACTTTTGCTCTACAATTGGCTAGATCAGTTGTTCTCAACCAGGGACCAGGCCCCACTAGGGGTCCTCaaaattacttaaagggttagttcacccaaaaatgaaaataatgtaatttattactcaccctcatgccgttccacacccgtaaaaccttcgttaatcttcggaacccaaattaagatatttttgttgatggctcagtgaggcctgcatagccagcaatgatatttcctctctcaagatccattaatgtactaaaaacatatttaaatcagttcatgtgagtacagtggttcaataataatattataaagcgacgagaatatttttggtgcgccaaaaaaaacaaaaataacgacttagtgatggccgatttcaaaacactgcttcaggaaacttcggagcgttatgaatcagcgtgtcgaatcagcggttcggagcgccaaagtcacgtgatttcagcagttttttttttttttttttttttttggcgcaccgaaaatattctcgtcgctttataatattaatattgaaccactgtactcacatgaactgatttaaatatgtttttagtacattaatggatcttgagagaggtaatgtcattgctggctatgcaggcctcacctgatttcaacaaaaatatcttaatttgtgttccgaagatgaacgaaggtcttacgggtgtggaacaccatgagggtgagtaataaatgacattattttcatttttggctgaactaatttaaaatgattttaaataagacaaaacaagctttaaaataaggtaaacaataaaa
The Ctenopharyngodon idella isolate HZGC_01 chromosome 4, HZGC01, whole genome shotgun sequence genome window above contains:
- the pkp2 gene encoding plakophilin-2, with the translated sequence MAKEADFMRSVLPVRGAFHSEDSSLALPQADKLTLADTHRLNRLQQQVQLTLSRKRKKPKLPESSLSDSLSSCHISSSSSLGNLHTKRTISFNREATRSLRMFDRSQWSSTEPPRFHRGYGSFRYTTKRAELCWGSNSLTLPSAPTAKHFQLKKHPLRYARSEILRNPVLSGVTQLPINSVYENNHIDDTDEVFLPSTPHNAPAERNRMELEKHSLQRTLCKPREGGFGALEQSENVSWQSHIRKPSLEIVAGRRPSPPGSLISMEEQSGSLARIEKLEVNKQHAMTMSAKKGRQGELGSEMTLKEAINLLAQDNMETQITAANFIQNQCFNNPDAKKKVLYLQGIPKVLTLMQNESEELQRAGVSALRNIAFENNENKMEIKDCEGLPVILRLLKKNRDIETRRQLTGLLWNLSSHDLLKEQLAIEAVKPLTDCVLVPCSGISEGEDPKLELLADPEIFYNATGCLRNLSSAGPDGRKAMRDCEDLIESVIYYIRGTIADYKPDDKATENCVCILHNLSYRFDCEVPRVDSPVVHQPRQNHNVETSNPGCFILNSPKNSEEDADTDYPLLEENGSPHGVEWLWSAITVRMYLSLIAVSTNQDTKQASIGALQNLTACSGETSQAIAHFIVHKEGGLSQVKKMLQEGEKEEIRISVSLLKNISRYQELHADIVKQVLPELVAILPNSDRSVEQPIEVTVTICHILINLSHASLSNTSAIINQGALPKIISISSKDNGFGPTRAGQAACILLHTLWRHSELHSSFKKAGYRKTDFINNRTVKAVNSARD